One window of the Pseudarthrobacter sp. ATCC 49987 genome contains the following:
- the def gene encoding peptide deformylase, with product MAILNIRIIGDPVLRTVADPVTEFGPELAKLVADMTETMEDVDGAGLAAPQVGVSQRVFTYRIGGIEGHIINPVLENSEDFQPDEVEGCLSIPGLGFPVRRHRRTRVTGVDLHGNPVEVEGEGMLARAFQHETDHLDGILFTDRLEGDDRKTALRAIRNANYGSITEQTTAKRARTVGTSFGSGSAGSGSFGSFGNSQ from the coding sequence ATGGCCATTTTGAATATCCGCATCATCGGGGATCCTGTGCTGCGCACAGTTGCCGATCCCGTGACGGAATTCGGGCCTGAGCTGGCGAAGCTCGTTGCCGACATGACCGAAACCATGGAGGACGTGGACGGGGCAGGCCTGGCCGCACCCCAGGTCGGCGTCAGCCAGCGCGTCTTCACGTACAGGATCGGCGGCATCGAGGGACACATCATCAACCCTGTGCTGGAGAACAGCGAGGACTTCCAGCCCGACGAAGTCGAGGGCTGCCTCTCCATCCCCGGCCTCGGCTTCCCGGTCCGCCGGCACCGGCGCACCCGCGTCACCGGCGTCGACCTGCACGGCAACCCCGTAGAGGTAGAGGGCGAGGGCATGCTGGCGCGGGCCTTCCAGCACGAGACCGACCACCTCGACGGCATCCTTTTCACCGACCGGCTGGAAGGCGACGACCGGAAGACCGCGCTGCGCGCCATCCGGAACGCCAATTACGGCTCCATTACCGAGCAGACGACGGCGAAGCGCGCCCGGACGGTCGGCACCAGTTTCGGTTCCGGCAGCGCAGGTTCGGGAAGCTTCGGCTCCTTCGGTAACTCCCAGTGA
- a CDS encoding cytochrome: MTAPLLAHATDYGRMYARSTSEQFSVPSITTVIGQQPHGLDGWFGYMGANSLAQDPTLPGILGSPAKMRQAVSRAAKAAETYRDDAAKRGDRVHNYCEQVALRALGRPHQMKETREALAANGEEGFAARFDEWWELFQVEPIAPEITVWNKTVGYAGTLDLVARINGRTCLIDYKTKGTSRDGTVKPLDDKVVMQLVAGMKAEESLVDPVAGEWEAWQHGESPILLAVAIGQTEVRPLRANPEVLKHHWWKFCALRRVWEMSADTTAAGTALLPLLPPPLTR; this comes from the coding sequence ATGACCGCCCCACTTCTTGCCCACGCCACGGATTACGGCCGGATGTATGCACGCTCCACCTCGGAGCAGTTCTCCGTGCCCTCTATCACCACCGTTATTGGCCAGCAGCCCCACGGCCTGGACGGCTGGTTCGGGTACATGGGCGCCAACAGCCTCGCCCAGGACCCCACCCTGCCAGGCATCCTCGGCAGTCCGGCCAAGATGCGCCAGGCGGTGAGCCGTGCTGCCAAGGCGGCGGAGACCTACCGCGACGACGCTGCGAAGCGCGGGGACCGGGTGCACAACTACTGCGAGCAGGTGGCCCTGCGGGCTCTGGGCCGTCCGCACCAGATGAAGGAAACCCGCGAGGCCCTCGCCGCCAATGGTGAAGAAGGCTTTGCGGCACGGTTCGACGAGTGGTGGGAACTCTTCCAGGTGGAGCCGATCGCCCCGGAAATCACGGTCTGGAACAAGACCGTCGGCTACGCCGGCACCCTGGACCTCGTCGCCAGGATCAACGGCCGGACCTGCCTCATCGACTACAAGACCAAGGGCACCAGCCGTGATGGCACCGTCAAACCGCTGGATGACAAGGTGGTCATGCAGCTCGTGGCCGGCATGAAGGCGGAGGAAAGCCTGGTGGATCCGGTGGCAGGGGAGTGGGAAGCCTGGCAGCACGGCGAATCCCCGATCCTGCTGGCGGTCGCGATCGGGCAGACGGAAGTCCGTCCGCTGCGTGCCAACCCCGAGGTCCTGAAGCACCACTGGTGGAAGTTCTGCGCGCTGCGCCGCGTCTGGGAGATGTCCGCCGACACCACGGCAGCCGGAACGGCCCTGCTCCCGCTCCTCCCGCCGCCACTCACGCGGTAG
- the zapE gene encoding cell division protein ZapE: protein MVQIEQLAARTPAVSVDELLNGFYPSPRFGEVSFSSYRPDPAQPSQAAAVRALEGFAANVGARDGDGLFKRLFGKKDMSRAGIYLDGGFGVGKTHLLASLWHAAPGPKAFGTFVEYTNLVGALSFRKTVEALSHYKLVCIDEFELDDPGDTVLMSRLMRELADAGVKLAATSNTLPGSLGDGRFAAVDFAREIQVLADQFDVVRIDGEDFRHRGLPAAPQPLPNDQLTHHMQNEFHGKTVARDEFSTLINHLAGVHPSRYRQLLDGIEGVVWKNVHTITEQAVALRFVVLADRLYDKDVPILASGVPFDQLFTEEMMTGGYTKKYFRAVSRLTALAREGQNHEPS from the coding sequence TTGGTACAGATCGAACAGCTCGCCGCCCGCACCCCGGCAGTTTCAGTGGATGAACTCCTGAACGGGTTTTATCCGTCGCCGCGCTTTGGCGAGGTTTCGTTTTCCAGCTACCGGCCGGATCCGGCCCAGCCCAGCCAGGCCGCCGCGGTCAGGGCGCTGGAAGGTTTTGCGGCCAACGTCGGCGCACGCGATGGCGACGGGCTCTTCAAGCGCCTCTTCGGCAAGAAGGACATGTCCCGCGCAGGGATCTATCTCGACGGCGGCTTCGGCGTCGGCAAAACCCACCTGCTCGCCTCGCTCTGGCACGCCGCGCCCGGTCCGAAGGCGTTCGGCACCTTCGTCGAATACACCAACCTGGTCGGGGCTCTCTCCTTCCGCAAGACCGTCGAGGCCCTGAGCCACTACAAGCTGGTCTGCATTGACGAATTCGAGCTCGATGATCCGGGCGACACCGTGCTGATGTCCCGGCTCATGCGCGAACTGGCCGACGCCGGCGTCAAGCTTGCGGCCACCTCCAACACCCTGCCGGGTTCCCTGGGCGACGGCCGCTTTGCCGCCGTCGACTTCGCCCGGGAGATCCAGGTGCTGGCGGACCAGTTCGACGTCGTACGGATCGACGGCGAGGACTTCCGCCACCGCGGTCTGCCCGCCGCGCCGCAGCCGCTGCCGAACGATCAGTTGACCCACCACATGCAGAATGAGTTCCACGGCAAGACGGTGGCGCGCGATGAGTTCAGCACGCTGATCAACCACCTGGCCGGCGTCCACCCGAGCCGCTACCGGCAGTTGCTGGACGGGATAGAGGGCGTGGTCTGGAAGAACGTCCACACCATCACGGAGCAGGCAGTGGCGCTGCGCTTCGTGGTGCTCGCGGACCGGCTGTACGACAAGGATGTGCCCATCCTGGCCAGCGGCGTGCCGTTCGACCAGCTCTTCACCGAGGAAATGATGACCGGCGGATACACGAAAAAGTACTTCCGGGCTGTTTCGAGGCTCACCGCGCTGGCCCGCGAGGGCCAGAACCACGAACCCTCCTAG
- a CDS encoding antitoxin — translation MGLLDDLKGKAQHIIGGNEQAIKDGIEKAGDFVDSKTGGKHADKIDAVQRGASDFVDKANDQPNTAPAADQAPVAGEPPAAGEPRQPGL, via the coding sequence GTGGGTTTACTTGACGATCTAAAGGGCAAGGCTCAGCACATTATTGGTGGCAACGAACAAGCCATCAAGGACGGCATCGAAAAGGCCGGCGATTTCGTCGACTCAAAGACCGGCGGAAAGCACGCCGACAAGATTGATGCCGTGCAGCGGGGCGCTTCCGACTTCGTGGACAAGGCGAACGACCAGCCGAACACGGCCCCGGCCGCCGATCAGGCTCCCGTAGCCGGTGAACCCCCCGCAGCCGGGGAACCCCGCCAGCCAGGCCTCTGA
- a CDS encoding HNH endonuclease, producing METVRDFIAFQDTDRGVAPAGRSGVDDALAALREVALTAAGDAALWGFREASDFAGTVEEFSRIAEYLQLVAAGAVDRTRKQATAAGPKAGTSWTTGWRENPGGTDDPAAADEPAGAVDDGYRNTPEFLRARLRIGSAEARRRLSLAEGLLPRRGFTGEELPAVHGELGAAVASGAVGSRSATIVSLALDRVRHVCDTETAARMEHALTRTAAENDPDFLARVARSWTDAIDQDGAEPSEELLRQLQGAFLRKPRHGLQHLEIFATAEQFEHLLTVMNTATNPRTPAPDAGVDAAASPDSAADGSEAGVDVPLDLRSRPQKLLDGLIGACKAALAAGTLPVTGGLRPQVMVTIDYRALLARLNTPGGSRDAHDGAREWGSGDSFHRGQVTAQTGSLLFTGPVTASTVRKIACDADIIPVLLGSAGQVLDIGRATRVFPPHIRKALSARDGGCAFPGCTIPAPWCEAHHITYWSRGGTTGTDNGVLLCSHHHHVIHKEHWTIQVHTGIPWFIPPPHLDPRQKPRRNHYFRPANLDTPG from the coding sequence ATGGAAACCGTCAGGGATTTCATTGCTTTCCAGGACACAGACCGGGGCGTTGCGCCGGCCGGGCGGTCTGGTGTGGATGATGCTCTGGCCGCGCTCCGGGAGGTGGCTTTGACGGCGGCCGGGGACGCCGCACTCTGGGGATTCCGGGAGGCCTCGGATTTCGCCGGCACGGTGGAGGAGTTCTCGCGGATCGCGGAGTATCTGCAGCTCGTCGCGGCCGGCGCCGTGGACCGGACCCGGAAGCAGGCCACGGCCGCCGGCCCGAAGGCGGGCACCTCGTGGACCACGGGCTGGCGGGAGAACCCCGGCGGCACTGACGACCCGGCCGCTGCGGATGAGCCTGCTGGTGCTGTTGATGACGGGTACCGGAACACTCCGGAGTTCCTGCGGGCGCGGCTGCGGATCGGCTCCGCGGAGGCCCGGCGCCGGTTGTCCCTCGCTGAAGGCCTGCTGCCCCGCCGGGGATTCACCGGAGAAGAGTTGCCTGCCGTGCACGGGGAGCTGGGGGCCGCCGTTGCCTCCGGCGCGGTCGGGTCCCGGTCCGCGACCATCGTCAGCCTCGCCCTGGACCGTGTCCGGCACGTCTGCGACACCGAGACCGCCGCAAGGATGGAGCACGCCCTGACCCGCACCGCCGCGGAGAACGACCCGGACTTCCTGGCCCGGGTGGCCCGGAGCTGGACCGACGCGATCGACCAGGACGGGGCCGAGCCCTCCGAAGAGCTCCTGCGCCAGCTCCAGGGCGCGTTCCTCCGCAAGCCCCGGCACGGGCTGCAGCACCTGGAGATCTTCGCGACCGCCGAACAGTTCGAACACCTCCTGACCGTTATGAACACCGCCACCAACCCCCGCACGCCAGCCCCGGACGCCGGGGTGGACGCTGCCGCCAGCCCCGATTCCGCAGCGGACGGTTCCGAGGCGGGCGTGGACGTCCCGCTGGACCTGCGCTCGCGGCCGCAGAAACTCCTCGACGGCCTCATCGGTGCCTGCAAAGCAGCCCTCGCCGCCGGGACCCTGCCCGTTACGGGAGGGCTGCGCCCGCAGGTCATGGTCACCATCGACTACCGCGCCCTCCTCGCCCGGCTCAACACGCCCGGCGGAAGCCGCGACGCTCACGACGGCGCCCGGGAATGGGGTTCCGGAGATTCCTTCCACCGCGGGCAGGTCACGGCGCAGACCGGGTCGCTGCTGTTCACCGGCCCCGTCACGGCCTCGACGGTCCGGAAGATCGCCTGCGACGCGGACATCATCCCGGTCCTCCTCGGCAGCGCAGGCCAGGTCCTGGACATCGGCCGGGCCACCCGGGTCTTCCCGCCCCACATCCGCAAAGCCCTCAGCGCCCGGGACGGCGGCTGCGCGTTTCCCGGCTGCACCATCCCCGCGCCCTGGTGCGAAGCCCACCACATCACCTACTGGTCCCGCGGCGGAACAACGGGCACGGACAACGGTGTGCTGCTCTGTTCACACCATCACCACGTGATCCACAAGGAACACTGGACCATCCAGGTCCATACCGGCATCCCGTGGTTCATCCCGCCACCACACCTTGACCCCCGCCAAAAACCCCGACGCAACCACTACTTCCGCCCCGCCAACCTCGACACCCCCGGCTGA